The Sporosarcina ureae genome includes a region encoding these proteins:
- a CDS encoding Ig-like domain-containing protein, whose amino-acid sequence MRVHIVTTVALLGFLLTSLFSNQIGYAASIEPITDPIKPWNITFTHDVSDQKANLELITIQSKNTTPSLSLSAVSDKVIVKPKNPYLFGERYTLTIPASFQAASGKILNKPVTKEFEMTGLYITDVSAIMNKLATTVSVKVKPDVVSVSYSINNGRQIKLHRDGANSFSKGQIGLVTGDLLTINVWNEESHLIETQYYEVK is encoded by the coding sequence ATGCGAGTACATATTGTTACTACTGTCGCGTTACTTGGTTTCTTGCTGACAAGTCTGTTCAGTAATCAAATCGGTTACGCAGCGAGTATCGAGCCCATCACCGACCCTATAAAACCATGGAATATAACATTTACACATGACGTGTCTGATCAAAAAGCCAATCTTGAACTTATTACTATACAATCTAAAAATACTACGCCATCTCTTTCTCTATCGGCAGTTTCAGATAAAGTTATAGTAAAACCAAAAAATCCATACTTGTTTGGTGAACGATATACACTGACAATCCCAGCCAGTTTCCAAGCTGCTTCTGGCAAGATACTGAACAAGCCGGTAACGAAAGAGTTCGAGATGACTGGATTGTACATAACAGACGTTTCCGCCATTATGAATAAACTTGCCACTACTGTCTCCGTTAAGGTAAAGCCGGATGTGGTTTCTGTCTCCTATTCAATTAATAACGGAAGACAGATCAAGCTTCACCGCGATGGCGCAAATTCATTTTCTAAAGGACAGATTGGATTGGTTACAGGCGATTTGTTAACGATTAACGTGTGGAATGAAGAAAGTCATTTAATAGAAACACAATATTATGAGGTTAAATAA
- a CDS encoding Ig-like domain-containing protein, with translation MKIHRKMIGVLALFVVMLSVMQPLEMKANEIDTSKSCGVERGRDIVFVIQDTPAMQAQDPLQDRITEALYMVDQANSLDRIGVVGFNEAVTKPFPLSSNKYQAKAALKKFAVYADENANNASVGLEKAIHDLSDPKSVNEKIIILMTVGTSIHNEKNLALATEAYENDIQIHTISFGSTPSSIIDESTLREISRITGGNFNTAVNASYLRDILSNLQQEIVNFRGREVRSDWTLTSDVNLPQGLLVHNNVTINLNGYNLTVAEDIVLMKCTKLRAVNGAVIQAKNLDQKSASSIRLNNSQLNVTGKVTQDGSIVVNGNYKNSAEPELALASYTQRIHGYLNLNGQEALISSPILQEGHIDLNGGTFHAKNNLEQKGRFNVRKGKLQVDGNLVINGGQLLDDAYMENKSLDVGAGVVQVGSKDSMEKTRQSGNVTQKNGQLYVNHGTVRIYGDYIINDGWLTMIKGSMDTDTPQYGEGDGDFVHVFGDFSTASKRNHATRTYIHLGKPMNDQGHLTDGVLKIEGTFTQSGDGEGHPIYSDRMLQYEKDYSRYNFHAEGRHKVALMNKGKVSAQAKGFTFNLLELHGKLADYPMDPYVRWNKLNEIVKSANSNLASLSINDKAVPGFTPSVRDYFRFEVPADDYPAGGAQTLKVDARPQDGNALVDILDRTLASDGTGQVKVQVNAVDGTKSIYTVEVKIGPGSGGKVTSIKLDRNEIVFTERDSGGYNPDKIVIGYTVYPTNATNQQVNWTSTNPTVATVTPSGLVTPHTKGETSIVATTADGGLIDSATVKVMGQNDLLQGIKTLEDFVSDNDRYDKIMGGLYDINNIGIVVPGNYIDTLTFTTSGNLTGGKIELVNDVDRVEVRINGTTLGANKVDNHFIFNRASMKVTDYVEVIAYDAASNELERIGTTYPVNFTSTSGVSPGYYSIKTLLENQVLFNQILEEYSPKQLRFSAR, from the coding sequence ATGAAGATACATAGGAAAATGATTGGTGTGCTGGCCCTTTTTGTAGTTATGCTGTCTGTGATGCAGCCTCTCGAGATGAAAGCGAATGAAATTGATACCTCTAAAAGTTGCGGCGTAGAACGTGGCAGGGATATCGTCTTTGTCATTCAAGATACTCCAGCCATGCAAGCACAAGATCCACTGCAGGACAGAATTACGGAAGCATTATACATGGTGGACCAGGCGAATTCATTGGATCGTATCGGTGTAGTAGGTTTCAATGAAGCCGTAACGAAGCCATTCCCGTTATCGTCCAATAAATATCAGGCGAAGGCCGCACTGAAAAAGTTTGCTGTATACGCTGATGAGAATGCAAATAATGCTAGTGTTGGTCTGGAAAAAGCTATCCATGACTTGTCTGACCCAAAGTCTGTAAATGAAAAAATCATTATACTGATGACTGTGGGTACGTCTATACACAATGAAAAGAATCTAGCACTTGCTACAGAAGCTTATGAGAATGATATTCAAATCCATACGATCAGTTTTGGCAGTACACCTTCATCAATTATCGATGAATCGACGTTACGAGAAATCTCGAGGATTACAGGTGGAAATTTTAATACCGCAGTAAATGCATCCTACCTACGAGATATTCTTTCTAATTTACAGCAGGAAATCGTCAATTTTCGGGGCCGGGAAGTCCGTAGTGACTGGACGCTGACGAGTGATGTTAACTTGCCGCAAGGATTATTGGTACATAACAATGTGACGATCAATTTGAACGGTTATAACCTAACTGTTGCCGAAGATATAGTTCTAATGAAATGTACAAAACTTCGCGCAGTAAACGGCGCAGTGATTCAAGCAAAGAACCTTGATCAAAAATCAGCCTCAAGCATTCGACTGAATAACAGTCAGCTGAATGTAACGGGAAAAGTAACGCAAGATGGTTCCATTGTAGTGAATGGAAACTATAAGAATTCAGCCGAACCTGAACTGGCGCTAGCATCCTATACACAGCGGATTCACGGCTATTTGAATTTAAATGGTCAAGAAGCATTAATTTCATCACCCATTTTGCAAGAAGGTCATATAGATTTGAATGGTGGAACATTCCACGCTAAAAATAATCTAGAACAAAAAGGTCGTTTTAATGTACGGAAAGGCAAACTACAAGTAGACGGAAATTTGGTAATCAATGGTGGACAGTTACTTGACGATGCGTATATGGAGAATAAGTCACTCGATGTAGGAGCTGGTGTTGTACAAGTAGGATCTAAGGATTCAATGGAGAAAACAAGGCAAAGCGGTAACGTTACACAAAAAAACGGACAATTATATGTCAACCACGGTACAGTCAGAATTTACGGTGACTATATAATAAATGATGGCTGGCTGACCATGATCAAAGGTTCCATGGATACGGACACACCTCAATACGGTGAAGGCGACGGAGATTTTGTACATGTTTTTGGCGATTTCTCGACAGCGAGTAAACGAAACCATGCCACGCGAACATATATACATCTGGGCAAGCCAATGAATGATCAAGGGCATTTGACAGACGGTGTGCTGAAAATAGAAGGTACATTTACTCAATCCGGTGACGGGGAAGGACATCCAATTTATTCGGATAGAATGCTGCAGTACGAAAAAGACTACAGCCGTTATAATTTCCATGCGGAAGGCAGACATAAAGTAGCGCTGATGAACAAAGGGAAAGTCAGTGCCCAGGCAAAAGGATTTACCTTTAATTTACTGGAGTTGCATGGCAAATTAGCAGATTACCCGATGGATCCCTATGTCAGATGGAATAAGCTGAATGAAATCGTAAAATCAGCCAATTCCAATTTAGCCAGTCTGTCGATTAATGACAAAGCAGTGCCCGGCTTCACGCCGTCTGTCAGGGATTATTTCAGATTTGAAGTGCCGGCAGATGATTACCCGGCAGGCGGAGCTCAAACGTTAAAAGTTGATGCCCGTCCACAGGATGGTAATGCACTCGTTGATATTTTAGATCGAACACTGGCCTCTGACGGAACAGGACAAGTAAAAGTACAAGTTAATGCTGTAGATGGCACGAAAAGCATCTATACAGTAGAAGTGAAGATTGGACCTGGGTCAGGCGGAAAAGTTACTTCTATTAAACTGGATAGAAATGAAATCGTCTTTACTGAAAGAGATTCGGGAGGTTATAATCCTGATAAAATCGTTATTGGATACACAGTGTATCCGACGAATGCGACGAATCAGCAGGTAAACTGGACATCAACTAACCCGACTGTTGCAACTGTTACCCCGAGTGGATTAGTGACACCCCATACGAAAGGTGAAACTAGCATTGTAGCGACAACAGCAGATGGAGGCTTAATCGATTCAGCTACTGTAAAGGTCATGGGACAGAACGATTTACTGCAGGGAATCAAGACGCTTGAAGATTTCGTTAGTGACAATGACCGTTATGATAAAATTATGGGTGGCTTGTATGATATTAATAATATCGGAATAGTGGTTCCAGGAAATTATATTGATACATTAACCTTCACAACATCTGGGAATTTGACTGGCGGGAAAATTGAATTAGTTAATGATGTAGATCGTGTAGAAGTTCGTATTAATGGAACTACACTTGGAGCAAACAAAGTAGATAATCACTTTATATTCAACCGCGCATCCATGAAAGTTACCGACTACGTAGAAGTCATCGCATATGATGCTGCATCCAATGAACTCGAGCGAATCGGAACGACTTATCCGGTGAACTTCACATCAACTTCCGGAGTGTCACCGGGTTATTACTCCATCAAAACCCTTTTAGAAAACCAGGTACTATTCAATCAAATCTTGGAAGAATACTCACCTAAACAGCTACGATTTTCTGCCAGATGA